The following proteins are encoded in a genomic region of Arachis stenosperma cultivar V10309 chromosome 4, arast.V10309.gnm1.PFL2, whole genome shotgun sequence:
- the LOC130975732 gene encoding AP2-like ethylene-responsive transcription factor BBM2, giving the protein MSKVIQELDSIHFSMKRASKLAKQLGRQIATDKCIMMLLLLIVIRVIVIVIVKCLFAGGYDKEEKAALAYDLAALKYWGTTTTTNFPISQYEKELEEMKHMTRQEYVASLRRKSSGFSRGAFIYRGVTRHHQHGRWQARIGRVAGNKDLYLGTFSK; this is encoded by the exons ATGAGCAAAGTCATTCAGGAGTTGGATTCTATTCATTTCTCAATGAAGAGAGCCTCTAAATTGGCTAAGCAACTTGGTAGGCAG ATTGCTACTGACAAGTGTATTATGATGCTATTGCTCCTTATTGTCATCAGAGTGATAGTTATTGTTATTGTAAAG tGCTTATTTGCAGGAGGTTATgacaaagaagaaaaagcagcTCTAGCCTATGATTTAGCAGCCCTAAAATACTGGGGaaccacaacaacaacaaattttccg ATTAGTCAATATGAAAAAGAGTTGGAAGAAATGAAGCACATGACAAGGCAAGAGTATGTTGCGTCATTGAGAAG GAAGAGTAGTGGATTTTCTCGTGGTGCATTCATTTATCGCGGAGTAAC TAGGCATCATCAACATGGTAGATGGCAAGCTCGGATTGGAAGAGTTGCAGGCAACAAAGATCTCTATCTAGGAACTTTTAGTAAGTGA